In Pseudomonas poae, a single genomic region encodes these proteins:
- the rpsR gene encoding 30S ribosomal protein S18, whose protein sequence is MARFFRRRKFCRFTAEDVKEIDYKDLNTLKAYVSETGKIVPSRITGTKARYQRQLATAIKRARFLALLAYTDSHGR, encoded by the coding sequence ATGGCACGTTTCTTCCGTCGTCGTAAATTCTGCCGCTTCACCGCTGAAGACGTGAAAGAGATCGATTACAAAGATCTCAACACTCTGAAAGCCTACGTATCCGAGACCGGCAAAATCGTTCCAAGCCGTATCACCGGTACCAAAGCACGTTATCAGCGTCAGCTGGCCACCGCTATCAAGCGCGCCCGCTTCCTGGCCCTGCTGGCCTACACCGACAGCCACGGCCGCTGA
- the rlmB gene encoding 23S rRNA (guanosine(2251)-2'-O)-methyltransferase RlmB, with translation MYGVHAVEALLRHHPKRVKQVWLAEGRSEPRVQALVELATQNKVAIGQAERREMDVWVEGVHQGVVADVSPSQVWGEAMLDELLDRTEGAPLLLVLDGVTDPHNLGACLRSADAAGALAVIVPKDKSATLTPVVRKVACGAAEVIPLVAVTNLARTLEKLQQRGLWVVGTAGEAEVSIYDQDLTGPTILIMGAEGKGMRRLTREHCDYLVHLPMAGSVSSLNVSVATGVCLFEAQRQRGAKAKAKPKK, from the coding sequence ATCTACGGCGTGCACGCCGTAGAAGCACTGCTGCGTCACCACCCTAAACGCGTCAAGCAGGTGTGGTTGGCAGAAGGCCGCAGCGAGCCGCGCGTACAAGCGCTGGTGGAGCTGGCCACCCAAAACAAGGTTGCCATCGGCCAAGCCGAGCGTCGTGAAATGGACGTATGGGTTGAGGGCGTTCACCAGGGCGTGGTGGCGGACGTAAGTCCGAGCCAGGTCTGGGGCGAGGCAATGCTTGACGAGCTGCTCGACCGTACTGAGGGCGCGCCGTTGCTGCTGGTACTCGACGGCGTGACCGACCCGCACAACCTTGGCGCCTGCCTGCGTTCGGCGGATGCTGCCGGCGCGCTGGCGGTGATCGTGCCTAAAGACAAGTCGGCTACCTTGACGCCCGTGGTGCGTAAAGTCGCCTGCGGCGCGGCGGAAGTGATTCCGCTGGTGGCCGTGACCAACCTGGCGCGCACCCTGGAGAAGCTCCAGCAGCGCGGCCTGTGGGTCGTGGGCACGGCGGGGGAGGCCGAGGTCAGCATTTATGACCAGGACCTCACCGGCCCGACCATTCTGATCATGGGTGCTGAGGGCAAGGGCATGCGTCGCCTGACCCGCGAGCATTGCGATTACCTGGTGCATTTGCCGATGGCCGGTAGCGTCAGCAGCTTGAACGTGTCGGTTGCCACTGGCGTGTGCCTGTTTGAGGCCCAGCGTCAGCGTGGCGCAAAGGCCAAGGCCAAGCCGAAGAAGTAA
- a CDS encoding ribonuclease R: MADWQSLDPEAAREAEKYENPIPSRELILAHLADRGSPASREQLVEEFGLTTEDQLEALRRRLRAMERDAQLIYTRRGTYAPVDKLDLILGRIAGHRDGFGFLIPDDGSDDLFMSPAQMRLVFDGDRALARVSGLDRRGRREGVIVEVVSRAHESIVGRYFEEGGIGFVVPDNPKVQQEVLITPGRNGAAKVGQFVEVKITHWPTARFQPQGDIVEVVGNYMAPGMEIDVALRTYDIPHVWPEAVLKEAGKLKPEVEEKDKEKRIDLRHLPFVTIDGEDARDFDDAVYCEAKPGKLRLFSGGWKLFVAIADVSSYVKIGSALDNEAQVRGNSVYFPERVIPMLPEQLSNGLCSLNPKVDRLAMVCEMTISKTGEMTDYQFYEAVIHSQARLTYNKVSTILETPKTSEAKALRTEYAGVVPHLKQLYSLYKVLLGARHTRGAIDFETQETRIVFGSERKIAAITPTTRNDAHKLIEECMLAANVATAEFLKKHEIPALYRVHDGPPPERLEKLRAFLGELGLSLHKGKDGPTPKDYQALLASIKDRPDYHVIQTVMLRSLSQAVYSADNQGHFGLNYEAYTHFTSPIRRYPDLLTHRAIRSVIHSKQNTPHVKRAGAMTIPKARIYPYDEAALEQLGEQCSMSERRADEATRDVVNWLKCEFMKDRVGESFPGVITAVTGFGLFVELTDIYVEGLVHVTALPGDYYHFDPVHHRLAGERTGRSFRLGDTVEVQVMRVDLDERKIDFGMSDKPAESPGNRKKRGSTPTTPASKGKGAPAKAAESEPAKAGRRSSAKDKAPEAYRPSDAAAKNAELRKSRELKQQLLNEAKSGGKAASGGKSHGAEKPSSKPSKHRKGPPKAGSAPAKSGGSRKPKAKS, from the coding sequence ATGGCCGATTGGCAGTCCCTCGATCCCGAGGCCGCTCGTGAAGCGGAAAAATATGAAAACCCTATTCCTAGCCGTGAACTGATCCTGGCGCATCTCGCCGATCGGGGTTCGCCTGCTAGCCGTGAGCAGCTGGTTGAAGAATTCGGTCTGACCACCGAAGACCAGCTCGAAGCCCTGCGCCGCCGTCTGCGTGCCATGGAGCGCGACGCTCAACTGATCTACACCCGCCGTGGCACCTACGCGCCTGTGGATAAACTTGACCTGATCCTGGGCCGCATCGCCGGTCACCGTGACGGCTTCGGTTTCCTGATCCCGGACGACGGCAGCGACGACCTGTTCATGAGCCCGGCGCAAATGCGCCTGGTGTTCGATGGCGACCGTGCCCTGGCGCGTGTCTCTGGCCTCGACCGTCGTGGTCGCCGTGAAGGCGTGATCGTCGAAGTCGTTTCCCGTGCTCACGAGTCCATCGTCGGTCGTTACTTCGAAGAAGGCGGCATCGGCTTTGTTGTGCCGGATAACCCGAAGGTCCAGCAAGAAGTGCTGATCACCCCGGGCCGCAATGGTGCTGCCAAGGTCGGTCAGTTCGTCGAAGTGAAGATCACCCACTGGCCAACCGCGCGTTTCCAGCCACAAGGCGATATCGTCGAAGTGGTCGGCAACTACATGGCGCCAGGCATGGAAATCGACGTTGCACTGCGCACCTACGATATTCCTCACGTCTGGCCTGAGGCTGTGCTCAAGGAAGCCGGCAAGCTCAAGCCGGAAGTGGAAGAGAAAGACAAAGAAAAACGCATCGACCTGCGCCATCTGCCGTTCGTCACCATCGACGGTGAAGATGCACGCGACTTCGACGATGCGGTCTACTGCGAAGCCAAGCCTGGCAAGTTGCGCCTGTTCTCCGGCGGCTGGAAGTTATTCGTCGCGATTGCCGACGTGTCCAGCTACGTGAAGATCGGTTCGGCCCTGGACAACGAAGCCCAGGTGCGCGGCAACTCGGTGTACTTCCCTGAGCGCGTGATCCCGATGCTGCCTGAGCAGCTGTCCAACGGCCTGTGCTCCCTGAACCCGAAAGTCGACCGTTTGGCCATGGTGTGCGAGATGACCATCTCGAAAACCGGCGAAATGACCGACTACCAGTTCTACGAAGCGGTGATCCACTCCCAGGCGCGTCTGACCTACAACAAGGTCAGCACCATCCTGGAAACGCCGAAGACCAGCGAAGCCAAGGCCCTGCGTACTGAATACGCTGGCGTGGTGCCGCACCTCAAGCAGCTTTACTCGTTGTACAAGGTGTTGCTGGGCGCACGTCACACCCGTGGCGCGATCGATTTTGAAACTCAGGAAACCCGGATCGTCTTCGGTTCCGAGCGCAAGATCGCCGCAATCACCCCAACCACGCGTAACGATGCACACAAGCTGATCGAGGAATGCATGCTGGCGGCCAACGTGGCCACCGCTGAATTCCTGAAAAAGCACGAAATTCCCGCGTTGTACCGCGTGCACGACGGCCCGCCGCCGGAGCGTCTGGAGAAGCTGCGCGCGTTCCTCGGCGAGTTGGGCCTGTCCCTGCACAAAGGCAAGGACGGCCCGACGCCGAAGGACTACCAGGCATTGCTGGCGAGCATCAAGGACCGTCCGGATTACCACGTGATCCAGACCGTCATGCTGCGCTCTCTGAGCCAAGCGGTGTACAGCGCCGACAACCAGGGCCACTTCGGCCTGAATTACGAGGCGTACACCCACTTCACCTCGCCAATTCGCCGTTACCCGGACCTGCTCACGCACCGGGCGATCCGCAGCGTGATCCATTCCAAGCAGAACACCCCGCACGTTAAGCGCGCCGGTGCCATGACCATTCCGAAGGCGCGGATCTATCCGTACGACGAAGCGGCCCTGGAACAACTGGGCGAACAGTGCTCCATGAGCGAGCGCCGTGCTGACGAGGCCACTCGCGATGTGGTGAACTGGCTCAAGTGCGAGTTCATGAAGGATCGCGTCGGCGAGTCATTCCCCGGTGTGATCACCGCGGTGACTGGTTTTGGCCTGTTTGTCGAGCTGACCGATATCTACGTCGAAGGCCTGGTGCACGTCACCGCCTTGCCGGGTGACTACTACCACTTCGACCCTGTGCATCACCGCTTGGCGGGCGAGCGCACCGGTCGCAGCTTCCGTTTGGGCGATACCGTGGAAGTGCAGGTCATGCGCGTCGACCTCGACGAGCGCAAGATCGATTTCGGTATGTCCGATAAGCCTGCTGAATCGCCGGGCAACCGTAAGAAGCGTGGCAGCACGCCGACTACACCTGCCAGCAAAGGCAAGGGCGCTCCCGCGAAAGCGGCTGAGTCCGAGCCAGCCAAAGCGGGTCGTCGCTCGTCTGCCAAGGACAAGGCCCCCGAAGCCTACCGCCCAAGCGACGCCGCGGCGAAAAACGCCGAGCTGCGCAAGAGCCGTGAGTTGAAGCAGCAGCTGCTTAACGAAGCCAAAAGCGGTGGTAAAGCGGCGTCTGGGGGAAAGTCCCACGGGGCGGAAAAACCGTCGAGCAAGCCCAGTAAACACCGTAAAGGCCCGCCAAAAGCGGGTTCGGCTCCCGCGAAAAGCGGCGGGTCGCGCAAACCTAAGGCCAAGTCATGA
- a CDS encoding iron ABC transporter substrate-binding protein: MMIRDTRLKTSLLRGLTITLLGLTLLSPAAYSADKISLTLYNGQHKEVGDELAKAFEAKTGIHVNVRKGSSNQLASQVVEEGDRSPADVIYTEESPPLNKLGEQGLLAKIDASTLDVLPKDYVGSNGDWMGVTARTRVVAFNPKLIAEKDLPKSVLDFANPEWQGKVGFVPTSGAFQEQAVAIIKLHGREAAEEWLTGLRAFGKVYSNNMVALKAVENGEVATVLVNNYYWFALKKEKTNLDSQLHYFTDGDVGGLITVSSAAALKSSKHPKEAQQLLAFMASEEGQRVITNTSAEYPLRKGMESNRGLKPFSELQPPKVTPADLGNAEEALDLERDVGLN, encoded by the coding sequence ATGATGATCCGCGATACCCGTCTCAAGACATCCCTTCTGCGTGGCTTGACCATCACCCTGCTTGGCCTGACCCTGCTCTCGCCCGCCGCTTATTCCGCCGACAAGATCTCCCTGACCTTGTACAACGGCCAACACAAAGAAGTCGGCGACGAACTCGCCAAAGCCTTCGAAGCCAAGACCGGCATCCACGTCAACGTACGCAAAGGCAGCAGCAACCAGCTCGCGAGCCAAGTCGTGGAAGAAGGTGACCGCTCCCCGGCCGACGTGATCTACACCGAAGAATCGCCGCCGCTGAACAAACTCGGCGAACAAGGTCTGCTGGCCAAGATCGACGCCAGCACCCTAGACGTACTGCCCAAGGATTATGTCGGCAGCAACGGCGACTGGATGGGCGTGACCGCCCGCACCCGCGTCGTAGCCTTCAACCCGAAATTGATCGCCGAGAAAGACCTGCCCAAGTCGGTACTCGATTTCGCCAACCCTGAGTGGCAAGGCAAGGTCGGCTTCGTGCCCACCAGCGGCGCATTCCAGGAGCAGGCCGTGGCGATCATCAAGCTGCATGGCCGTGAAGCTGCCGAAGAATGGCTGACCGGCCTGCGCGCATTCGGCAAGGTGTACAGCAACAACATGGTCGCCCTCAAAGCCGTCGAGAATGGTGAAGTAGCCACGGTGCTGGTGAACAACTACTACTGGTTCGCCCTGAAGAAAGAAAAAACCAACCTGGACTCCCAGCTGCATTACTTCACCGACGGCGATGTCGGCGGACTGATCACCGTGTCTTCGGCTGCCGCACTGAAATCCAGCAAGCACCCGAAAGAAGCTCAGCAACTGCTGGCGTTCATGGCCAGCGAAGAAGGCCAACGCGTGATCACCAATACCTCGGCTGAATACCCACTACGCAAAGGCATGGAGTCCAACCGTGGCCTTAAGCCGTTCAGCGAGCTGCAACCACCGAAAGTCACTCCCGCCGACCTGGGCAACGCCGAAGAAGCCCTGGACCTGGAACGTGACGTTGGCTTGAACTGA
- a CDS encoding iron ABC transporter permease — protein MATRPRPARGFSPRRKRPSIWLLLPVLFLVGLSLLPLAYVGTKAWQAGWTEAVHLLWRPYVFGLLRNTLALMVGVTVACGVIGLSLAWLLERSNLPGRRIWGVILCLPFAVPAFVSSFTWVSLSANFEGLGGAILVMSLSKYPLVFLPVAATLRNLDPSLEESARTLGLNRWGVFFRITLPLLWPSLLAGALLIALHMLVEFGALSIIGLQTFTTAIYQQFELEFSNANAAMLSAVLLVMCLTLLWLELRARGKGRHVRIGQGAARHAEQVRLGKWTTLGQVYCLVLAIIGSGIPLGMLGYWLAVGSSAAFPVAEIGEALLSSLALSLGGAALCLVLAVPVGLLVVRYKGQLAIWAERLPYLLHALPGLVIALTLVYFALHYVPALYQTSALLLIAYALLFLPLAQAPIRTALNKAAPQLEEAARTLGASSFSAFCRVTLPIIFPALGAAFALVFLDAMKELTATLLLSPTGLNTLATAVWAHTSNVEFAAAAPYAALLILVSGLPVYLLTTRMYLSR, from the coding sequence ATCGCTACCCGCCCCCGCCCTGCGCGGGGTTTCAGCCCGAGGCGCAAACGGCCTTCGATCTGGCTGCTGCTTCCCGTCCTTTTCCTGGTGGGCTTGAGCCTGCTGCCATTGGCGTATGTCGGCACTAAAGCCTGGCAAGCGGGCTGGACCGAAGCGGTGCACCTGCTATGGCGGCCTTACGTGTTCGGGCTGCTGCGCAACACGTTGGCGTTGATGGTCGGCGTAACAGTGGCGTGCGGCGTGATCGGCCTGTCGCTGGCCTGGCTGCTGGAACGCAGCAATCTGCCAGGGCGTCGCATTTGGGGCGTGATCCTCTGCCTGCCGTTTGCGGTACCTGCGTTCGTGAGTAGCTTTACCTGGGTCTCGCTGAGCGCTAATTTCGAAGGGCTCGGCGGGGCGATACTGGTGATGAGCCTATCGAAGTACCCATTGGTGTTTTTGCCGGTGGCGGCAACCCTGCGCAATCTCGACCCCTCACTTGAAGAGTCGGCCCGCACGCTGGGCCTGAATCGCTGGGGTGTATTTTTCCGCATCACCTTGCCGCTTTTATGGCCGTCGCTGCTGGCCGGAGCACTGCTGATTGCACTTCATATGCTGGTGGAATTCGGCGCATTGTCGATCATCGGCCTGCAGACGTTTACCACGGCGATCTATCAACAATTCGAACTGGAGTTCAGCAACGCGAATGCCGCGATGCTTTCGGCGGTGCTGCTGGTGATGTGCTTGACCCTGTTATGGCTGGAGCTGCGCGCACGCGGCAAAGGTCGACACGTACGCATCGGCCAGGGCGCGGCGCGGCATGCCGAGCAGGTTCGCCTGGGCAAGTGGACCACGCTCGGCCAGGTGTATTGCCTGGTATTGGCGATCATCGGCAGCGGGATTCCGCTGGGGATGCTCGGCTATTGGCTGGCAGTGGGCTCGTCGGCAGCATTCCCGGTGGCAGAGATTGGTGAGGCGCTGCTGTCTTCCCTGGCGCTGTCCTTGGGCGGCGCAGCACTGTGCCTGGTACTGGCGGTGCCGGTTGGCCTGCTGGTCGTGCGCTACAAGGGCCAGTTGGCGATCTGGGCCGAACGCCTGCCTTACCTGCTGCACGCCCTGCCCGGCTTGGTGATTGCGCTGACCTTGGTGTATTTCGCACTGCATTACGTACCAGCGCTGTACCAGACCTCCGCCTTGTTGCTGATCGCTTATGCATTGCTATTTTTGCCGCTGGCCCAGGCACCGATCCGCACGGCGCTGAACAAGGCGGCACCGCAACTGGAAGAAGCTGCGCGTACGCTGGGCGCGTCGTCTTTCAGCGCGTTTTGCCGAGTCACGTTGCCGATTATCTTCCCGGCATTGGGGGCGGCGTTTGCGTTGGTGTTCCTGGATGCGATGAAGGAGTTGACGGCGACGTTGCTGCTCAGCCCGACGGGGTTGAATACCTTGGCGACGGCCGTGTGGGCGCACACCTCGAATGTGGAGTTCGCGGCGGCGGCGCCTTATGCGGCGTTGTTGATTTTGGTGTCGGGGTTGCCGGTGTACTTGCTCACTACACGGATGTATCTGAGTCGCTGA
- a CDS encoding adenylosuccinate synthase, producing MGKNVVVLGTQWGDEGKGKIVDLLTEHAAAVVRYQGGHNAGHTLVIDGEKTVLHLIPSGVLREGVQCLIGNGVVVAPDALLREITKLEEKGVPVRERLRISPSCPLILSFHVALDQAREKARGELKIGTTGRGIGPAYEDKVARRGLRVGDLLNMPRFEDKLRELVDYHNFMLVGYYKEPAIEFEKTLAECKEYAELLKPLMLDVTAELHDLRRAGKDIMFEGAQGSLLDIDHGTYPYVTSSNTTAGGVATGSGVGPMFLDYILGITKAYTTRVGSGPFPTELFDEVGAHLAKQGHEFGATTGRARRCGWFDAVILRRAIDVNSISGICLTKLDVLDGLETINICIGYKDAEGKDVAPTDADSYVGLQPVYEEVPGWTESTVGAKTLEELPANARAYIKRVEELIGAPIDIISTGPDRNETIVLRHPFA from the coding sequence ATGGGTAAGAATGTCGTAGTCCTGGGCACCCAATGGGGTGATGAGGGCAAAGGCAAGATCGTTGATCTGCTGACCGAACATGCCGCTGCCGTAGTGCGCTACCAAGGTGGCCACAACGCTGGCCACACCCTGGTCATCGATGGCGAAAAAACCGTCTTGCACCTGATCCCGTCGGGCGTACTGCGCGAAGGCGTGCAGTGCCTGATCGGCAACGGCGTGGTGGTTGCACCTGACGCCCTGCTGCGCGAGATCACCAAGCTGGAGGAGAAAGGCGTACCGGTGCGTGAGCGCCTGCGTATCAGCCCGTCCTGCCCGCTGATCCTGTCCTTCCACGTCGCGCTGGACCAGGCCCGTGAAAAGGCCCGTGGCGAGCTGAAGATCGGCACCACCGGTCGCGGCATCGGCCCGGCCTACGAAGACAAGGTTGCACGCCGTGGCCTGCGTGTGGGCGACCTGCTCAACATGCCGCGCTTTGAAGACAAGCTGCGTGAATTGGTGGATTACCACAACTTCATGCTGGTGGGTTACTACAAAGAGCCAGCCATCGAGTTTGAAAAGACCCTGGCCGAGTGCAAGGAATACGCTGAGCTGCTCAAGCCGCTGATGCTGGACGTGACGGCCGAGCTGCACGACCTGCGTCGCGCTGGCAAGGACATCATGTTCGAAGGCGCCCAAGGCTCCCTGCTGGACATCGACCACGGTACCTACCCGTACGTGACCAGCTCCAACACCACCGCTGGCGGCGTTGCGACGGGTTCGGGCGTTGGCCCGATGTTCCTGGACTACATCCTGGGCATCACCAAGGCCTACACCACTCGTGTAGGTTCGGGTCCATTCCCGACTGAACTGTTCGACGAAGTCGGTGCACACCTGGCCAAGCAAGGTCACGAGTTCGGCGCAACCACCGGCCGTGCGCGTCGTTGCGGCTGGTTCGACGCCGTTATCCTGCGTCGCGCTATCGATGTGAACAGCATTTCGGGCATCTGCCTGACCAAGCTGGACGTACTCGACGGCCTGGAAACCATCAATATCTGCATCGGCTACAAAGATGCGGAAGGTAAGGACGTCGCTCCGACTGACGCGGACAGCTACGTAGGCCTGCAGCCTGTGTACGAAGAAGTGCCGGGCTGGACTGAATCGACCGTGGGTGCCAAGACCCTGGAAGAACTGCCAGCTAACGCTCGTGCCTACATCAAGCGTGTTGAAGAACTGATCGGCGCGCCGATCGACATTATTTCGACAGGTCCGGACCGCAACGAAACCATCGTTTTGCGGCACCCGTTCGCTTAA